A single genomic interval of Chitinophaga sp. 180180018-3 harbors:
- a CDS encoding RagB/SusD family nutrient uptake outer membrane protein yields the protein MMNVNNKKIAIVIMMSLIVTACNKSLDMPPDGRVSLNQIFSDYDLSRGYLNRCYSYMPYGGTVGDYAMSYNGTLLASFSDEAEDVQNSQSGGLQNWYLGNVSASAFPMADYWSQYYEGIRACNIFLKGIEDAAFVKKRPALAGEVQGWKAQVLVLRAFYYWQILKRYGPAPVISQSLDDQHDFSQYKRPPFSECVDSVIADCDKAIADGLMWQIGLGQEGDRGSMTRAVAYAIESEAALYAASDLWNTSAAKDEQWRRAALLTGKALSECLANGYQLFTEMPSGEVLASSQSAYQTFFFSHSDPARIRDKETILECKNQLTIWRDAALPVNNGAVKAGACPSQEIVDAYEMADGHSPFMLDNNGSVIYDGVSPRINTASGYDPDHPYNNRDPRLAATIYFNGALLDFTNPGSALQVYNNGNCGVSYSDQRYTRTGYYLRKYHNNRSNISNQADGYMKIFRLAELYLNFAEAANEAYGPVATVPGISGPVATALAAVNTVRSRAGMPAFDATGSLTQSGFRARYRNERRVELSFEQHRFFDVRRWKILEKTDQQITGMNISRKPDGTFNYANARFSVDSRRSNATRFLLFPLPFAEVSKMERYTGANWQNPGW from the coding sequence ATGATGAATGTAAATAATAAGAAAATAGCAATCGTGATAATGATGAGCCTCATCGTTACAGCTTGCAACAAATCATTGGATATGCCCCCGGACGGAAGGGTGAGCCTGAACCAGATTTTCAGTGACTACGACCTCTCCAGGGGATATCTGAACAGATGTTATTCATACATGCCTTATGGAGGAACAGTAGGAGATTATGCGATGTCCTACAACGGTACGCTGCTGGCCTCCTTCAGTGATGAAGCAGAGGATGTACAGAACTCTCAGAGTGGCGGTTTGCAGAACTGGTACCTGGGAAATGTGTCGGCCAGCGCATTCCCCATGGCAGATTATTGGTCGCAATATTATGAAGGGATCAGAGCCTGTAATATTTTCCTGAAGGGAATAGAAGATGCCGCATTCGTTAAAAAACGGCCAGCTCTTGCCGGAGAGGTACAGGGCTGGAAAGCGCAGGTGCTGGTACTCCGTGCTTTTTATTACTGGCAGATTTTAAAACGCTACGGACCTGCCCCGGTCATCAGTCAATCATTAGATGATCAACATGATTTTTCGCAGTATAAACGACCGCCCTTTTCCGAATGTGTGGATTCAGTTATTGCCGACTGTGATAAGGCCATTGCTGATGGCCTGATGTGGCAGATAGGGCTGGGGCAGGAGGGAGACCGGGGCAGCATGACCCGTGCAGTGGCCTATGCCATAGAATCGGAAGCCGCATTGTATGCTGCCAGCGACCTGTGGAACACCTCCGCGGCAAAAGACGAACAATGGCGCCGCGCCGCGCTCCTCACCGGCAAAGCCCTGAGCGAATGCCTGGCCAACGGATATCAACTGTTTACAGAAATGCCCTCGGGGGAAGTATTGGCAAGCTCTCAAAGTGCTTATCAAACATTTTTCTTCAGTCATTCCGATCCTGCAAGGATCAGGGATAAAGAAACCATCCTGGAATGTAAGAACCAGCTCACCATCTGGAGAGACGCCGCATTGCCGGTGAATAATGGTGCGGTGAAAGCGGGAGCATGCCCTTCGCAGGAAATAGTAGATGCCTACGAAATGGCTGATGGCCATTCTCCCTTCATGCTGGACAACAACGGCTCCGTGATCTATGATGGAGTGAGCCCCCGCATCAATACTGCCAGTGGCTACGATCCGGATCACCCTTATAACAACCGGGATCCCAGACTTGCCGCCACCATCTATTTTAACGGGGCATTGCTGGATTTTACCAATCCCGGCTCGGCGTTACAAGTCTATAACAATGGGAATTGCGGCGTTTCTTATTCCGATCAGCGGTATACCCGCACGGGCTACTATCTGCGGAAATATCATAATAACAGATCCAACATCAGTAATCAGGCAGATGGCTATATGAAAATATTCCGCCTCGCTGAACTCTATCTAAATTTTGCAGAGGCGGCTAATGAAGCTTATGGCCCCGTAGCAACGGTGCCTGGAATAAGCGGACCGGTAGCAACAGCGCTGGCAGCGGTGAACACCGTCAGAAGCAGAGCAGGTATGCCCGCATTTGATGCGACTGGTAGCCTTACTCAGTCCGGGTTCAGGGCCAGGTACCGGAACGAAAGACGGGTGGAACTCTCATTTGAGCAACACCGGTTCTTCGATGTGAGACGTTGGAAAATACTGGAGAAAACCGACCAGCAGATCACCGGCATGAACATATCCAGGAAACCGGATGGCACATTCAATTATGCGAATGCCCGGTTCTCCGTAGATAGTCGCCGATCCAATGCCACCCGGTTTCTGTTATTCCCGTTGCCATTTGCTGAAGTAAGCAAGATGGAACGATATACGGGGGCGAACTGGCAAAACCCCGGTTGGTAG
- a CDS encoding right-handed parallel beta-helix repeat-containing protein, which yields MTNFKRWMILCSWSLAPLISQGTALPGSQSERVVNAADFGLKEGTDNTPALTKAIQACKTRKATRLVIPKGIYDIFPEKAAEAYRSISNNDAGKKRIVFLLEGFDHFEIDGSGSRFICHDHMVPFDVSNSTNITLRNFSVDWAAPFYLQAQVLAVHPELNAFDIRIFDECSYEIQGADLIFSNKKAGKTTGWYSMAPCMQKDVIWEQNINWNIWYDPATKAPAYCNENDTRVNAWNFKLNKRAIATELEHHVVRLTNAADTLPKVGWVLICNGILSKNRLSPAIHISHCKQVQIEQVTVHHAAGMALIAERSENITLHRYNVTLPEGSGRFVTSTADASHFVGCGGTITLDSCIFENMLDDGTNVHGIYAEVEEAVDSYTLGMTRGHSQQQGFDFARVGEKVRLADRNTLKPYATLTVAAVRNVNDFYFEVTFKEKVTPLIRKGSVAENRSCQPDVVMRHCEVRQNRARGILISTAGKVLIEKNRFLKCTYAGIQTAGDANYWFESGPVADLVIRDNLFEDQGLAVGNAPALVVVPEVHALADSAWYYHRNIIMENNTINTFSRIIVEARSLENFVFRGNSINKSTDYPVAEGNGPSFVFSGCKNIRIEKNKYNQGGIATIEADNKCVQIRSVNNENIEER from the coding sequence ATGACAAATTTTAAGAGATGGATGATCCTGTGCAGCTGGTCGTTGGCGCCGTTGATATCACAGGGAACTGCATTACCCGGCAGTCAATCTGAAAGGGTGGTGAATGCGGCGGATTTTGGTCTGAAGGAAGGTACAGATAACACCCCTGCGCTTACAAAGGCCATCCAGGCATGCAAAACAAGGAAGGCCACCAGGCTGGTGATTCCGAAAGGCATATACGACATCTTTCCCGAAAAGGCGGCAGAAGCCTACCGGAGTATTTCCAACAACGATGCCGGCAAAAAAAGGATTGTCTTCCTGTTGGAAGGCTTTGATCATTTCGAGATAGATGGGTCCGGGAGCAGGTTTATTTGTCATGATCATATGGTCCCTTTTGATGTATCAAATTCAACAAATATCACACTCAGGAATTTTTCCGTGGACTGGGCCGCTCCCTTTTATTTACAGGCGCAGGTATTGGCGGTTCACCCGGAACTGAATGCCTTTGATATCAGGATCTTTGACGAATGCTCTTATGAGATCCAGGGTGCTGATCTCATTTTCTCAAATAAGAAAGCGGGGAAAACAACCGGCTGGTATTCGATGGCTCCCTGCATGCAAAAAGACGTGATCTGGGAGCAGAATATTAACTGGAATATCTGGTATGACCCTGCCACCAAAGCGCCGGCTTACTGCAACGAAAACGACACCCGCGTGAATGCCTGGAATTTTAAGCTGAACAAGCGGGCTATTGCTACGGAGCTGGAGCATCATGTAGTGCGATTGACCAATGCGGCAGATACACTGCCAAAGGTAGGCTGGGTGCTTATTTGTAACGGCATTCTTTCCAAAAACCGGTTATCGCCGGCGATACATATATCGCATTGTAAGCAGGTGCAGATAGAACAGGTAACGGTACATCATGCGGCCGGTATGGCCCTTATTGCAGAACGCTCAGAGAATATTACCCTGCACCGGTATAATGTCACGCTGCCGGAGGGATCTGGTCGTTTCGTTACCTCCACAGCAGATGCTTCTCATTTCGTAGGCTGCGGGGGAACCATCACGCTGGATAGCTGCATATTTGAAAATATGCTGGATGATGGCACTAACGTGCACGGGATATACGCAGAAGTAGAAGAGGCGGTAGATTCCTACACACTGGGAATGACAAGAGGCCATTCCCAACAACAGGGATTTGATTTCGCCCGGGTAGGAGAAAAGGTCAGGCTTGCAGACAGGAATACCCTGAAACCCTATGCTACCCTTACCGTGGCAGCCGTCAGGAACGTGAACGACTTTTATTTTGAAGTGACCTTTAAAGAAAAAGTTACGCCCCTTATCAGGAAAGGATCGGTGGCCGAAAATCGTTCCTGCCAGCCGGATGTTGTAATGCGGCACTGCGAGGTACGGCAGAACAGGGCAAGAGGTATCCTGATCTCCACAGCGGGAAAGGTATTGATAGAAAAAAACCGTTTCCTGAAATGTACATATGCCGGTATACAAACGGCCGGGGATGCTAACTACTGGTTTGAATCCGGACCGGTAGCTGATCTGGTGATCCGTGATAATCTTTTTGAAGACCAGGGGTTAGCAGTTGGCAATGCACCCGCCCTGGTGGTGGTGCCGGAAGTGCACGCCCTGGCGGATAGTGCCTGGTATTACCACCGGAATATTATAATGGAGAATAACACGATCAACACATTCAGCCGTATAATAGTGGAAGCCAGGTCCCTGGAGAATTTTGTATTCAGAGGCAATAGTATCAACAAAAGCACGGATTACCCGGTTGCAGAGGGGAACGGGCCATCATTTGTCTTCTCCGGTTGTAAAAATATCCGTATAGAAAAAAACAAGTACAACCAGGGTGGTATAGCTACGATTGAAGCTGATAACAAATGTGTACAAATCAGATCCGTGAACAACGAAAATATCGAAGAACGTTAA